One stretch of Streptomyces agglomeratus DNA includes these proteins:
- a CDS encoding IS3 family transposase, with protein sequence MTALLDEHPHLGVEPVLRELHIASSTYYRWRRQEQEPCERRRRDAELTEQIQRIHADSGGIYGSPRVHAVLRREGVHVGRKRVERLMREADLAGVSPRRKGFTRRDPKATLAPDLVNRDFTAPGPNRLWVTDLTMIPTGEGPLWLSAIRDAFSRRVVAWETSGCADADLVLSSLEYALASREVEPGKLVHHADHGCQYTSIKLTTRLLRAGIEASMGSVGDSYDNALAENLWMLVKTECVRGRVFATRAEANLALFEYIDGFYNSRRIQQRLGYLSPIEFEEKHYTDQATAEQANLEPRHPALTS encoded by the coding sequence GTGACGGCGCTCCTCGACGAGCACCCGCATCTGGGGGTCGAGCCGGTCCTGCGGGAACTGCACATCGCTTCGTCCACCTACTACCGCTGGCGCCGGCAAGAGCAGGAGCCGTGCGAGCGGCGGCGCCGTGACGCGGAGCTGACCGAGCAGATCCAGCGGATCCACGCCGATTCCGGCGGCATCTACGGTTCCCCACGCGTGCATGCCGTCCTGAGGCGCGAGGGTGTCCACGTGGGCCGCAAGCGGGTCGAGCGATTGATGCGCGAGGCCGATCTCGCGGGCGTCAGCCCCCGTCGTAAGGGTTTCACCCGCCGGGATCCGAAGGCCACTCTCGCCCCGGACCTGGTGAACAGAGACTTCACCGCGCCCGGTCCGAACCGGCTGTGGGTCACCGACCTCACCATGATCCCCACCGGCGAAGGGCCGCTGTGGCTCTCCGCGATCCGGGACGCCTTCTCCCGCCGGGTGGTGGCCTGGGAGACCTCCGGTTGTGCGGACGCCGACCTGGTCCTGTCCTCGCTGGAGTACGCCCTGGCCAGCCGCGAGGTCGAGCCCGGCAAGCTGGTTCATCATGCGGATCACGGCTGTCAGTACACATCGATCAAGCTGACAACTCGACTGCTGCGGGCAGGAATTGAGGCGTCCATGGGGTCCGTCGGGGACTCGTACGACAACGCTCTGGCCGAGAATCTATGGATGCTGGTCAAGACCGAGTGCGTCCGCGGCCGCGTCTTCGCGACCAGGGCTGAGGCGAACCTGGCCCTCTTCGAGTACATCGACGGCTTCTATAACAGCCGGCGCATCCAGCAACGGCTCGGCTACCTCAGCCCCATCGAGTTCGAGGAGAAGCACTACACCGACCAGGCGACGGCCGAACAAGCGAACCTGGAACCCCGTCACCCCGCCCTGACCAGCTGA
- a CDS encoding IS5 family transposase (programmed frameshift): protein MAGRGELNDAAWERIEPLLPQVDGRGRPWRDHRQVVNGVLWRLRTGAPWRDLPERYGPWQTVYERFARWEADGTWARLLEHAQVRDDAVGRVEWTVAVDSTVNRAHQHAAGARKKGPQNGDELEDPGRSQTRQALGRSRGGLTTKVHLAVDGRGLPLSIVLTPGNVNDATAFGQVLDGIRVPRADTGRPRTTPTRVLGDKAYSSRAIRHLLRRRGIAVTIPERRDQAANRRRRGRFGGRPPAFDKEIYRDRNVVERCFARLKQFRAIATRFDKLADRYRAGVVLASLILWLREPVRDHLSDTA from the exons GTGGCAGGTAGAGGTGAGTTGAATGATGCGGCGTGGGAGCGGATAGAGCCCTTGTTGCCGCAGGTGGACGGGCGTGGTCGGCCGTGGCGTGATCACCGGCAGGTGGTCAATGGTGTGCTGTGGCGGTTGCGGACCGGGGCTCCGTGGCGTGACCTGCCGGAGCGGTATGGGCCGTGGCAGACCGTCTACGAGCGATTCGCCCGCTGGGAGGCGGATGGCACGTGGGCAAGGCTGTTGGAGCATGCGCAGGTCCGTGACGACGCGGTGGGCCGGGTGGAGTGGACCGTCGCGGTCGATTCCACGGTCAACCGTGCCCACCAGCACGCCGCCGGCGCACGTAAAAAGGGGCCGCAGA ACGGGGACGAACTGGAAGATCCGGGCCGCTCGCAGACGCGCCAGGCCCTCGGCCGGTCCCGAGGCGGGCTGACCACCAAGGTCCACCTCGCCGTCGACGGCCGGGGCCTGCCCCTGTCGATCGTGCTCACGCCCGGCAACGTCAACGACGCCACCGCATTCGGTCAGGTCCTGGACGGGATACGCGTTCCGCGAGCCGACACCGGCCGCCCGCGCACGACACCGACCCGAGTCCTGGGCGACAAGGCCTACTCCAGCCGGGCGATCCGGCACCTGCTGCGGCGTCGGGGCATCGCCGTCACGATCCCCGAGCGCCGCGACCAAGCGGCCAACCGCCGGCGCCGAGGGCGCTTCGGCGGCCGGCCGCCCGCCTTCGACAAGGAGATCTACCGCGACCGCAACGTCGTCGAACGATGCTTCGCACGCCTTAAGCAGTTCCGCGCAATCGCGACCAGGTTCGACAAGCTCGCCGACCGCTACCGCGCCGGAGTCGTCCTGGCCTCGCTGATCCTCTGGCTCCGCGAACCCGTCCGTGATCATTTGTCAGACACGGCCTAG
- a CDS encoding transposase, whose protein sequence is MAAPRKYPLELRERAVRMYRTTEPRPVIKRLAVELGVHPEALRGWIRQAEADAGESDDRLTTAEREELAALRKENAQLKRANEVLRTASAFFAAQLDPTRPR, encoded by the coding sequence ATGGCTGCCCCGAGGAAATATCCGCTGGAGTTGCGGGAGCGTGCGGTGCGGATGTATCGCACGACCGAGCCGAGGCCGGTGATCAAGCGGCTGGCCGTCGAGCTGGGTGTGCATCCCGAGGCCCTGCGCGGCTGGATCCGCCAGGCCGAGGCCGACGCTGGTGAGAGCGATGACCGGCTGACCACCGCCGAACGTGAGGAGCTCGCGGCCCTGCGCAAGGAGAACGCGCAGCTCAAGCGGGCGAATGAAGTCCTGCGGACGGCGTCGGCTTTTTTCGCCGCGCAGCTCGACCCGACCCGGCCCAGGTGA
- a CDS encoding FG-GAP and VCBS repeat-containing protein encodes MYQHVRLALAAGAVVTLTTGLLAFNPPPAAAAVAKHYDDFNGDGYRDIAYSHAYTGISGPDGWSGGAVTITYGSARGLDPLRTQVIHQDSPGVPGAGEEDDMFGESLAGADLNKDGYADLVAGNPFEHVGDEEYRGSVTVLWGSASGLAGGTAITPKSGAKGHFGRDLVTGDFTGDGSPDVAVVGGSEAWLYRGGFTKSGTTGSVSEIDKAGISWSSSGLAAGRVDGDGKADLVVLGVQVSGTDYNVRAWFLKGTSTGLSSGASKTLAAGQDEDGLNAAVADFDKDGYGDIAVGEPDESNGKGAVNIWYGASSGPSSTRSAKLTQATTGVSGTPEAYDGFAYDVSAADSNGDGYADLVVGVPHEDVDGQEDQGGVHLFRGGSGGLSGSRSSWIPQSVMGSSEEYAAFGQGLRLRDFNADGKADLVVAAASSGRLLPGSSTGPTATGSYELPESGNTFLD; translated from the coding sequence ATGTACCAGCACGTCCGTCTCGCCCTGGCGGCAGGCGCCGTGGTCACGCTGACCACCGGTCTGCTCGCCTTCAACCCGCCCCCGGCGGCCGCCGCGGTGGCCAAGCACTACGACGACTTCAATGGCGACGGATACCGGGACATCGCGTACAGCCACGCCTACACCGGCATCTCGGGACCGGACGGCTGGTCCGGTGGCGCCGTCACGATCACCTACGGGAGCGCCCGCGGCCTGGACCCCTTGCGCACCCAGGTGATCCACCAGGACAGCCCGGGTGTCCCCGGCGCGGGCGAGGAAGACGACATGTTCGGCGAAAGCCTGGCCGGCGCCGACCTGAACAAGGACGGTTATGCGGACCTCGTCGCGGGCAACCCCTTCGAGCACGTCGGCGACGAGGAGTACCGCGGCTCGGTGACCGTCCTCTGGGGTTCCGCGTCCGGCCTGGCCGGCGGCACCGCCATCACGCCCAAGAGCGGCGCCAAGGGCCACTTCGGCAGGGACCTGGTCACGGGCGACTTCACGGGGGACGGCTCCCCGGACGTGGCGGTCGTCGGGGGCAGCGAGGCGTGGCTGTACCGGGGTGGTTTCACCAAGTCCGGCACCACGGGCAGCGTCAGCGAGATCGACAAGGCCGGTATCAGCTGGTCCTCATCCGGCCTGGCCGCCGGCCGGGTCGACGGCGACGGCAAGGCGGACCTGGTCGTCCTCGGAGTGCAGGTGTCCGGCACCGACTACAACGTCCGCGCCTGGTTCCTCAAGGGCACCTCCACCGGCCTGTCCTCGGGCGCCTCCAAGACCCTCGCCGCCGGACAGGACGAAGACGGCCTGAACGCCGCCGTCGCAGACTTCGACAAGGACGGTTACGGCGACATCGCCGTCGGCGAGCCCGATGAGAGCAACGGCAAGGGCGCGGTCAACATCTGGTACGGCGCATCCTCCGGCCCCAGCAGTACCCGCTCGGCGAAGCTCACCCAGGCCACCACAGGAGTCTCGGGCACGCCCGAGGCCTACGACGGCTTCGCCTACGACGTCTCGGCCGCCGACTCCAACGGCGACGGCTACGCGGATCTCGTGGTTGGCGTTCCCCACGAGGACGTGGACGGCCAGGAGGACCAGGGCGGCGTCCACCTCTTCCGCGGCGGCTCCGGCGGCCTGTCCGGGTCCCGCTCCTCCTGGATCCCGCAGTCCGTCATGGGCAGCTCCGAAGAGTACGCGGCCTTCGGCCAGGGCCTGCGCCTGCGCGACTTCAACGCCGACGGCAAGGCGGACCTCGTCGTTGCCGCGGCCTCCAGCGGTCGCCTCCTGCCCGGCTCGTCCACCGGACCGACAGCCACCGGCTCGTACGAACTGCCCGAATCGGGCAACACCTTCCTCGACTGA